From a single Glycine soja cultivar W05 chromosome 19, ASM419377v2, whole genome shotgun sequence genomic region:
- the LOC114399691 gene encoding transcription repressor OFP6-like: MLASTHGNTDTTAMSGSRKKLLLNTVSVKLGCGTCRRPNLCRIFHPKPKPKNLNNTYRKHKHSSSSSSFFSGQWGGEDKCDSTSTTPTPTPTNTTFSPYVDSSHFSDSDSYVKAVGGLGRAGKEGVAVEKDSDDPYLDFRHSMLQMILENEIYSKQDLRELLNCFLQLNSPHHHGVIVRAFTEIWNAVFSVRSSSHINRKPREF, encoded by the coding sequence atgttAGCAAGTACTCACGGAAACACAGACACCACAGCAATGTCTGGCTCCAGAAAGAAGCTTCTTCTGAACACCGTGTCCGTGAAACTAGGCTGCGGCACCTGCAGAAGACCAAACCTGTGTCGCATATTCCACCCGAAGCCAAAACCCAAGAATCTTAACAACACTTACCGAAAGCACaaacattcttcttcttcttcttcctttttttcagGCCAATGGGGTGGTGAGGACAAGTGTGACAGCACCAGCACCACCCCCACCCCCACCCCCAccaacaccacattctcacccTACGTTGATTCCTCGCACTTTTCTGACTCAGATTCGTACGTGAAGGCCGTGGGGGGTTTAGGCAGAGCTGGGAAAGAAGGTGTGGCTGTGGAGAAAGACTCTGATGACCCTTATCTTGATTTCAGACATTCCATGCTGCAAATGATATTGGAGAATGAGATATACTCCAAGCAAGATCTCAGAGAGCTTCTCAACTGCTTTCTTCAGCTGAATTCACCGCACCACCATGGTGTCATAGTCAGAGCTTTCACTGAGATCTGGAATGCTGTTTTCTCTGTGAGGTCCAGTTCACACATCAACCGTAAGCCACGTGAGTTCTAA